Proteins encoded by one window of Arabidopsis thaliana chromosome 2, partial sequence:
- a CDS encoding Late embryogenesis abundant (LEA) hydroxyproline-rich glycoprotein family (Late embryogenesis abundant (LEA) hydroxyproline-rich glycoprotein family; CONTAINS InterPro DOMAIN/s: Late embryogenesis abundant protein, group 2 (InterPro:IPR004864); BEST Arabidopsis thaliana protein match is: Late embryogenesis abundant (LEA) hydroxyproline-rich glycoprotein family (TAIR:AT1G64065.1); Has 84 Blast hits to 84 proteins in 9 species: Archae - 0; Bacteria - 0; Metazoa - 0; Fungi - 0; Plants - 84; Viruses - 0; Other Eukaryotes - 0 (source: NCBI BLink).): MSVYAETAYGRRSKDVDEARRIYQPKQSDITGKIIIFILAGLCMLLFIFIVIGFFFIAKPLTASLTSVEVRNLRYNNNTSSSSSLYFNATLAMEIRIENPNLGFFEFPTSRGEILYNGDVVGEMRINGQRVASFGDLRTEVSAEVAYRGNQKSPVWLKNDIERRLIILETRAKLRGEVHLKDLNKRTVNLKCLMQLNLSDDVIHRLWCK; the protein is encoded by the coding sequence ATGTCTGTTTATGCTGAAACAGCATATGGAAGAAGGAGCAAAGATGTTGATGAAGCTCGCAGAATTTACCAACCGAAACAGAGTGACATCACCGgcaaaatcatcatctttatcCTTGCAGGGCTTTGCATGCtgctcttcatcttcatcgtcatcGGTTTCTTTTTCATAGCCAAGCCACTGACAGCAAGCTTGACATCTGTTGAAGTAAGAAACCTCAGGTACAACAACaatacatcatcatcatcatcgcttTACTTTAACGCAACACTGGCTATGGAAATCAGAATTGAGAATCCGAATCTCGGGTTCTTCGAGTTTCCCACTAGTAGAGGAGAAATCTTGTACAACGGTGATGTTGTTGGTGAAATGAGGATTAATGGACAACGAGTGGCTTCATTTGGTGACTTAAGAACAGAGGTTAGTGCAGAAGTGGCTTACAGAGGGAATCAGAAATCACCTGTTTGGTTGAAGAATGATATAGAGAGAAGGCTAATAATCCTCGAGACCAGAGCTAAACTAAGAGGTGAAGTGCACTTGAAGGACTTGAACAAGAGAACAGTGAATTTGAAGTGTTTAATGCAACTTAATCTCAGTGATGATGTTATTCATCGTTTGTGGTGTAAATGA
- a CDS encoding uncharacterized protein (unknown protein; BEST Arabidopsis thaliana protein match is: unknown protein (TAIR:AT3G59880.1); Has 18 Blast hits to 18 proteins in 7 species: Archae - 0; Bacteria - 0; Metazoa - 0; Fungi - 0; Plants - 18; Viruses - 0; Other Eukaryotes - 0 (source: NCBI BLink).), which translates to MDGLIPMALKAVKKNLTRRRYERLSYSATTRESYDFASDIEMNVDGRHHRRGWSVGDFSSLSSRETKRNGGVAPEKSLTPPREGQLVRFKSHRLFSCISGQ; encoded by the coding sequence ATGGATGGTTTAATACCAATGGCCCTTAAGGCCGTGAAGAAGAACCTAACTCGTCGTCGTTACGAACGTCTCTCCTATTCCGCAACAACTCGTGAGTCTTACGACTTCGCTTCCGATATTGAAATGAACGTCGACGGTCGTCACCATCGCCGTGGCTGGTCCGTTGGAGATTTCTCATCGTTATCAAGCCGGGAAACCAAAAGAAACGGTGGTGTAGCTCCGGAGAAGAGTCTTACTCCGCCGCGGGAGGGTCAACTTGTAAGATTCAAGAGCCATAGATTGTTTTCTTGCATCTCAGGtcaataa
- a CDS encoding Mitochondrial transcription termination factor family protein (Mitochondrial transcription termination factor family protein; CONTAINS InterPro DOMAIN/s: Mitochodrial transcription termination factor-related (InterPro:IPR003690); BEST Arabidopsis thaliana protein match is: Mitochondrial transcription termination factor family protein (TAIR:AT4G02990.1); Has 1566 Blast hits to 959 proteins in 76 species: Archae - 0; Bacteria - 0; Metazoa - 135; Fungi - 0; Plants - 1360; Viruses - 0; Other Eukaryotes - 71 (source: NCBI BLink).) has protein sequence MSYLLRRNKFVALLKRQSLIFPITSTEAKTLINPDPNIPQFQNPCSIFRIAHYATQSSKFPEYEMPTVTWGVIQGKKEKLVNRVKICDYLKGLGIITDELESIELPSTIEVMCERVEFLQKLGLTIDDINEYPLMLGCSVRKNLIPVLAYLEKIGISRSKLGEFVKNYPQVLHASVVVELAPVVKFLRGLDVEKQDLGYVLMKYPELLGFKLEGTMSTSVAYLVSIGVSPRDIGPMVTQYPYLLGMRVGTMIKPLVDYLISIGLPKKIVARMLEKRSYIVGYNLEETVKPNVDCLISFGVKKELLPLLIAQYPQILGLPVKAKMSTQQYFFSLKLKIDPEGFARVVEKMPQIVSLKQNVIMKPIEFLLGRAFQVEDIAKMVVRCPQILCSRVELMKNSYYFYKTEMGRPMKELVEYPEYFTYSLESRIKPRYQKLQSKGIRSSLNWFLNCSDQRFEERLQGNFIDPDTEGPTFDMGGKLEMPGGEIVTDEEEDESDDEVLYRRTLTL, from the coding sequence ATGAGCTATCTTCTTAGGAGGAACAAGTTCGTAGCTTTACTCAAAAGACAGAGTCTCATCTTTCCGATTACTTCCACTGAAGCTAAAACCCTGATAAACCCAGATCCTAATATCCCTCAATTTCAAAACCCTTGTTCGATTTTCAGGATTGCTCACTATGCAACCCAATCTTCAAAGTTTCCAGAGTACGAGATGCCTACAGTCACATGGGGAGTTATACAAgggaagaaagagaagctcGTGAATCGCGTCAAAATCTGCGACTATCTCAAGGGTTTGGGGATAATCACCGATGAATTGGAGAGTATTGAGCTACCTTCCACCATTGAAGTCATGTGTGAGCGTGTTGAGTTCTTACAGAAGCTAGGGTTAACGATTGACGATATAAATGAGTATCCTTTGATGTTAGGTTGTAGTGTGCGTAAGAATTTGATTCCTGTCTTGGCTTACTTAGAGAAAATTGGAATCTCGAGATCGAAATTAGGAGAATTTGTTAAGAACTATCCTCAGGTTCTACACGCAAGTGTGGTTGTTGAGCTTGCTCCTGTGGTTAAGTTTCTTAGAGGACTCGATGTGGAGAAGCAAGATTTGGGTTATGTATTGATGAAGTATCCTGAGCTGCTAGGGTTTAAGCTTGAAGGCACGATGAGCACATCGGTTGCGTATTTGGTGAGCATTGGTGTGAGTCCTAGGGACATTGGTCCAATGGTAACTCAGTATCCTTATCTTTTGGGAATGAGAGTTGGAACCATGATCAAGCCTTTAGTAGATTATCTAATTTCCATTGGTTTGCCAAAGAAAATTGTGGCTAGGATGCTAGAGAAACGTTCATATATAGTTGGATACAATCTCGAGGAGACTGTTAAACCAAACGTAGATTGCTTGATTAGTTTTGGCGTCAAGAAAGAACTACTACCTTTGCTTATAGCTCAATATCCTCAAATTCTCGGGTTACCAGTGAAAGCCAAGATGTCTACACAACAGTACTTTTTCAGCTTGAAGCTCAAGATTGATCCTGAAGGATTTGCTCGTGTGGTAGAGAAAATGCCACAGATTGTAAGTCTTAAGCAGAATGTGATAATGAAACCCATTGAGTTTCTCTTGGGCAGGGCATTTCAAGTTGAGGACATTGCGAAAATGGTTGTGAGATGTCCTCAGATCCTCTGTTCCCGAGTGGAACTCATGAAGAATAGTTACTACTTTTACAAGACCGAGATGGGGAGACCGATGAAAGAACTCGTGGAGTACCCTGAGTACTTTACTTATAGCTTGGAGTCAAGAATCAAACCGAGGTACCAAAAACTACAGAGCAAAGGAATCAGGAGTTCATTGAACTGGTTCCTCAATTGCAGTGACCAAAGATTCGAGGAACGATTACAAGGTAACTTCATTGATCCAGATACTGAAGGTCCAACGTTTGACATGGGTGGGAAGTTAGAAATGCCTGGTGGCGAGATAGTGactgatgaggaagaagatgagagtgatgatgaagttCTCTACAGACGCACTCTTACTTTGTAG
- a CDS encoding Galactose oxidase/kelch repeat superfamily protein (Galactose oxidase/kelch repeat superfamily protein; CONTAINS InterPro DOMAIN/s: F-box domain, cyclin-like (InterPro:IPR001810), Galactose oxidase/kelch, beta-propeller (InterPro:IPR011043), Kelch repeat type 1 (InterPro:IPR006652), Kelch related (InterPro:IPR013089), Kelch-type beta propeller (InterPro:IPR015915); BEST Arabidopsis thaliana protein match is: Galactose oxidase/kelch repeat superfamily protein (TAIR:AT3G46050.1); Has 1608 Blast hits to 1542 proteins in 125 species: Archae - 6; Bacteria - 108; Metazoa - 399; Fungi - 9; Plants - 1057; Viruses - 2; Other Eukaryotes - 27 (source: NCBI BLink).), whose translation MTTEEDMRSSSSESSPKSFLSLPYDVVFNCLSRVSRTHDPILSLVSKSFRSLLALPDLEAERFRILKNETCLYVCLNLNNNNNPNPSWFILSQTPKHKLIPLPSLPYPDPHPNCSTVVSTGSEIYLLGGFVAKEKRSRRAYVLDCKSHQWRRLPKMRIARKEAAANVIDGKINVYGGCSSEYHNSVNWGEIYDPMTQTWEPFPEGALNKEGVIPCALIKDGIAFPDCGLLISGKVYDTTTMDTLDYNTPMDKLDLCPNVCMLKIDNQDFQASVSDGKLKLVRCRGAMAWHWTVGGLEELSCNYLLSVASPGGGRRVTVWWKTYTKECKTEIWCALILLERELVWGVIEWSENVFTLPGSESDSDSNSFLLHYELVTLARH comes from the coding sequence ATGACGACCGAAGAAGACATGaggtcatcatcatcagagtCGTCTCCCAAGTCGTTTCTGTCGTTACCGTACGACGTTGTTTTCAACTGTTTGTCTCGTGTCTCGAGAACCCACGATCCAATTCTCTCTCTCGTATCCAAGAGTTTCAGATCACTCCTCGCTTTGCCTGATCTCGAAGCCGAACGATTCCGCATCCTAAAAAACGAGACCTGCCTCTATGTCTGCTTAAACCtgaataacaacaacaaccctAACCCTAGCTGGTTCATACTCTCTCAAACTCCTAAACATAAACTGATACCACTCCCTTCTCTTCCTTACCCAGATCCACATCCCAATTGCTCAACTGTTGTCTCAACTGGTTCAGAGATCTACTTGCTGGGCGGATTCGTCgcaaaggaaaagagaagcaGGAGAGCTTATGTTCTCGATTGTAAATCTCATCAATGGCGTCGACTCCCTAAAATGCGTATAGCTCGAAAAGAAGCAGCCGCTAATGTGATTGACGGTAAGATCAATGTGTACGGAGGATGCAGCAGCGAGTACCATAACAGCGTAAACTGGGGAGAGATTTACGACCCAATGACTCAAACTTGGGAGCCATTTCCGGAAGGTGCCTTGAACAAAGAGGGTGTGATTCCATGTGCTCTAATAAAGGATGGCATAGCTTTTCCTGATTGTGGCCTCCTAATTAGTGGAAAAGTTTATGACACTACAACGATGGACACGCTTGATTACAATACACCCATGGACAAGCTTGACTTGTGTCCAAATGTTTGCATGCTAAAGATCGATAACCAAGACTTCCAAGCATCGGTTTCCGATGGGAAACTCAAACTAGTTCGCTGTCGTGGCGCTATGGCGTGGCATTGGACGGTTGGGGGACTTGAAGAATTGTCTTGTAATTATCTTCTTTCGGTGGCAAGCCCTGGCGGAGGAAGGAGAGTGACAGTTTGGTGGAAGACGTATACTAAGGAATGTAAAACGGAGATTTGGTGTGCACTAATTTTGCTTGAGCGCGAGTTGGTTTGGGGAGTCATTGAATGGTCTGAGAATGTGTTTACCTTGCCTGGATCTGAATCCGATTCAGATTCCAATTCCTTCCTTTTGCATTATGAATTAGTGACACTTGCTCGACACTGA
- a CDS encoding Dihydrodipicolinate reductase, bacterial/plant (Dihydrodipicolinate reductase, bacterial/plant; FUNCTIONS IN: dihydrodipicolinate reductase activity; INVOLVED IN: oxidation reduction, lysine biosynthetic process via diaminopimelate, metabolic process, diaminopimelate biosynthetic process; LOCATED IN: chloroplast; EXPRESSED IN: cotyledon; CONTAINS InterPro DOMAIN/s: Dihydrodipicolinate reductase, C-terminal (InterPro:IPR022663), NAD(P)-binding domain (InterPro:IPR016040), Dihydrodipicolinate reductase, plant (InterPro:IPR011859), Dihydrodipicolinate reductase, bacterial/plant (InterPro:IPR011770), Dihydrodipicolinate reductase, N-terminal (InterPro:IPR000846); BEST Arabidopsis thaliana protein match is: Dihydrodipicolinate reductase, bacterial/plant (TAIR:AT3G59890.1); Has 3366 Blast hits to 3365 proteins in 1356 species: Archae - 124; Bacteria - 2714; Metazoa - 2; Fungi - 0; Plants - 79; Viruses - 0; Other Eukaryotes - 447 (source: NCBI BLink).): MATNGLMASSSVFLHRPRIAFASRTNQTVGKYGKGRVSFMGIGTRRLPVVLSMTAMADSGEEAVKSVLPGNGISIMVNGCSGKMGKAVIKAADSAGVNIVPISFGSAGEDGQRVEVCGKEITVHGPTEREKVLSSVFEKHPELIVVDYTIPSAVNDNAELYSKVGVPFVMGTTGGDRNKLYETVEEAKIYAVISPQMGKQVVAFLAAMEIMAEQFPGAFSGYSLDVMESHQASKLDASGTAKAVISCFQELGVSYDMDQIQLIRDPKQQVEMVGVPEEHISGHAFHLYHLTSPDETVSFEFQHNVCGRSIYAEGTVDAVLFLAKKIRLKADQRIYNMIDVLREGNMR; this comes from the exons ATGGCTACGAATGG GTTAATGGCGTCGTCCAGTGTGTTTCTTCATCGCCCGCGTATCGCATTTGCTTCTAGAACGAATCAGACTGTAGGAAAATACGGTAAAGGCCGTGTTAGTTTCATGGGCATTGGGACACGTCGTCTTCCGGTGGTTTTATCCATGACGGCGATGGCGGATTCCGGTGAGGAGGCCGTGAAATCTGTTTTGCCTGGAAATGGCATATCCATCATG GTGAATGGATGTAGTGGCAAAATGGGGAAAGCTGTAATTAAAGCAGCAGACTCTGCAGGAGTAAATATTGTTCCCATATCGTTTGGATCTGCTGGTGAGGATGGTCAGAGAGTTGAGGTCTGTGGAAAGGAGATTACTGTGCACGGTCCAACTGAAAGAGAAAAGGTTCTTTCTTCGGTGTTTGAGAAGCACCCGGAGCTAATTGTTGTCGACTACACAATTCCCTCTGCAGTAAATG ATAATGCGGAGCTGTATAGCAAAGTAGGTGTTCCTTTCGTCATGGGAACAACTGGTGGAGATAGGAACAAATTGTATGAAACTGTTGAGGAAGCAAAGATTTATGCTGTGATTTCTCCACAGATGGGTAAACAG GTTGTAGCATTTCTTGCGGCCATGGAGATCATGGCTGAGCAGTTTCCGGGAGCCTTTTCTGGTTATTCCTTGGAT GTGATGGAGTCTCATCAAGCTAGCAAATTGGATGCATCCGGAACAGCAAAAGCTGTTATTTCTTGCTTCCAGGAATTGGGTGTGTCTTACGACATGGATCAG ATACAATTGATTCGGGATCCAAAACAGCAAGTGGAGATGGTGGGTGTACCTGAGGAGCATATCTCTGGTCACGCTTTCCATCTTTATCACTTGACATCACCCGATGAAAC TGTCTCCTTCGAGTTCCAGCACAATGTCTGCGGCCGATCAATTTATGCTGAGGGTACTGTTGATGCCGTGCTCTTCCTCGCCAAAAAG ATTCGATTGAAAGCAGATCAGCGAATCTACAACATGATCGATGTCTTGAGAGAGGGAAATATGCGTTGA
- the COS1 gene encoding 6,7-dimethyl-8-ribityllumazine synthase / DMRL synthase / lumazine synthase / riboflavin synthase (COI1 SUPPRESSOR1 (COS1); FUNCTIONS IN: 6,7-dimethyl-8-ribityllumazine synthase activity; INVOLVED IN: riboflavin biosynthetic process, jasmonic acid mediated signaling pathway; LOCATED IN: chloroplast stroma, chloroplast; EXPRESSED IN: 23 plant structures; EXPRESSED DURING: 13 growth stages; CONTAINS InterPro DOMAIN/s: 6,7-dimethyl-8-ribityllumazine synthase (InterPro:IPR002180), 6,7-dimethyl-8-ribityllumazine synthase, chloroplast (InterPro:IPR017420); Has 7351 Blast hits to 7351 proteins in 2325 species: Archae - 190; Bacteria - 4938; Metazoa - 2; Fungi - 209; Plants - 81; Viruses - 0; Other Eukaryotes - 1931 (source: NCBI BLink).), which yields MKSLASPPCLRLIPTAHRQLNSRQSSSACYIHGGSSVNKSNNLSFSSSTSGFASPLAVEKELRSSFVQTAAVRHVTGSLIRGEGLRFAIVVARFNEVVTKLLLEGAIETFKKYSVREEDIEVIWVPGSFEIGVVAQNLGKSGKFHAVLCIGAVIRGDTTHYDAVANSAASGVLSASINSGVPCIFGVLTCEDMDQALNRSGGKAGNKGAETALTALEMASLFEHHLK from the exons ATGAAGTCATTAGCTTCGCCGCCGTGTCTCCGCCTGATACCGACGGCACACCGTCAGCTCAATTCGCGTCAATCTTCCTCCGCCTGTTATATACACGGTGGCTCTTCTGTGAACAAATCCAATAATCTCTCATTCTCCTCATCCACATCCG GATTTGCGTCACCACTAGCTGTAGAGAAGGAATTACGCTCTTCATTCGTACAGACGGCTGCTGTTCGCCATGTTACGGGGTCTCTTATCAGAGGCGAAGGTCTTAGATTCGCCATC gTGGTAGCTCGTTTCAATGAGGTTGTGACTAAGTTGCTTTTGGAAGGAGCGATTGAGACTTTCAAGAAGTATTCagtcagagaagaagacattgaA GTTATTTGGGTTCCTGGCAGCTTTGAAATTGGTGTTGTTGCACAAAATCTTGGGAAATCGGGAAAATTTCATGCTGTTTTATGTATCGGCGCTGTG ATAAGAGGAGATACCACACATTATGATGCTGTTGCCAACTCTGCTGCGTCTGGAGTACTTTCTGCTAGCATAAATTCAG GCGTTCCATGCATATTTGGTGTACTGACTTGCGAGGACATGGATCAG GCTCTGAATCGATCTGGTGGCAAAGCCGGCAATAAGGGAGCTGAAACTGCTTTGACGGCG CTCGAAATGGCGTCGTTGTTTGAGCACCACCTGAAATAG
- a CDS encoding Late embryogenesis abundant protein, group 2 (Late embryogenesis abundant protein, group 2; FUNCTIONS IN: molecular_function unknown; INVOLVED IN: response to cadmium ion, response to desiccation, embryo development ending in seed dormancy; LOCATED IN: plasma membrane, membrane; EXPRESSED IN: 25 plant structures; EXPRESSED DURING: 14 growth stages; CONTAINS InterPro DOMAIN/s: Water stress and hypersensitive response domain (InterPro:IPR013990), Late embryogenesis abundant protein, group 2 (InterPro:IPR004864); BEST Arabidopsis thaliana protein match is: Late embryogenesis abundant protein (TAIR:AT1G01470.1); Has 294 Blast hits to 286 proteins in 78 species: Archae - 4; Bacteria - 52; Metazoa - 0; Fungi - 0; Plants - 235; Viruses - 0; Other Eukaryotes - 3 (source: NCBI BLink).) — MSTSEDKPEIISRVVHQEGDVEIVDRSQKDKDEEKEEGKGGFLDKVKDFIHDIGEKLEGTIGFGKPTADVSAIHIPKINLERADIVVDVLVKNPNPVPIPLIDVNYLVESDGRKLVSGLIPDAGTLKAHGEETVKIPLTLIYDDIKSTYNDINPGMIIPYRIKVDLIVDVPVLGRLTLPLEKCGEIPIPKKPDVDIEKIKFQKFSLEETVAILHVRLQNMNDFDLGLNDLDCEVWLCDVSIGKAEIADSIKLDKNGSGLINVPMTFRPKDFGSALWDMIRGKGTGYTIKGNIDVDTPFGAMKLPIIKEGGETRLKKEDDDDDDEE; from the exons ATGTCGACATCTGAGGATAAACCGGAAATCATCAGTAGAGTAGTTCATCAGGAGGGTGACGTGGAAATCGTCGATAGAAGTCAGAAGGATAAGGacgaggaaaaagaagaagggaaagGTGGATTCCTCGATAAGGTGAAAGATTTCATTCATGACATTGGTGAGAAACTCGAGGGAACCATTGGCTTTGGGAAGCCAACTGCTGATGTCTCTGCGATTCATATCCCTAAGATCAATCTTGAGAGGGCAGATATTGTTGTGGATGTGCTTGTCAAGAACCCGAATCCAGTTCCTATCCCTCTCATCGATGTCAACTACCTGGTCGAGAGCGATGGGAGGAAACTGGTTTCTGGTTTGATCCCGGATGCTGGAACACTCAAGGCTCATGGAGAAGAAACTGTGAAGATACCATTGACGTTGATCTATGATGACATCAAGAGCACTTACAACGATATCAACCCCGGGATGATCATACCTTACAGAATCAAGGTTGATCTGATTGTGGATGTGCCAGTATTGGGAAGACTGACATTGCCGCTGGAGAAATGTGGAGAGATCCCAATTCCAAAGAAACCTGATGTTGATATCGAGAAGATTAAGTTCCAGAAGTTCTCTTTGGAGGAAACCGTGGCGATTCTCCATGTGAGGCTTCAGAACATGAATGATTTCGACTTGGGGCTCAATGACTTGGACTGTGAAGTTTGGCTGTGTGATGTAAGCATTGGGAAAGCAGAGATCGCGGACTCGATCAAGCTTGACAAAAACGGAAGCGGATTGATTAATGTGCCGATGACATTCCGACCAAAGGACTTTGGTTCTGCGCTTTGGGATATGATTCGTGGTAAAGGAACAGGGTACACAATCAAAGGTAATATTGATGTTGATACACCATTTGGAGCTATGAAGCTTCCTATTATCAAGGAAGGTGGAGAGACCCGTctgaagaaggaagatgatgatgacgacgatgaG GAATAA
- a CDS encoding Ribosomal protein L2 family, with the protein MSGLVALCRARASASSSLFNSVIRPAFRNFSTGFADTQNKSLVAQMKEEMLHMDINSMIGSSMPLGMMRIGTIIHNIEMNPGQGAKMVRAAGTNAKILKEPAKGKCLIKLPSGDTKWINAKCRATIGTVSNPSHGTKKLYKAGQSRWLGIRPKVRGVAMNPCDHPHGGGEGKSKSSGSRGRTSVSPWGKPCKGGYKSASVKKKKKRLAEAAAKM; encoded by the exons ATGTCAGGTCTTGTGGCGTTATGCAGAGCTCGAGCTTCTGCTTCGTCTTCTTTATTCAACAGCGTTATTCGTCCAGCATTTCGCAATTTCTCTACAG GTTTTGCTGATACACAGAACAAATCATTGGTAGCacaaatgaaagaagagatgCTCCACATGGACATCAACTCAATGATAGGAAGTTCCATGCCACTAGGTATGATGCGTATCGGAACAATCATCCACAACATCGAGATGAACCCAGGGCAAGGCGCAAAGATGGTCCGAGCTGCAGGAACCAACGCCAAGATCCTAAAGGAGCCTGCTAAAGGGAAATGCTTGATAAAGCTTCCGTCAGGGGACACCAAGTGGATCAATGCCAAATGTCGTGCTACGATTGGCACAGTGTCGAACCCGTCTCATGGAACGAAGAAGCTATATAAAGCAGGACAGAGTAGGTGGTTAGGGATAAGGCCCAAAGTTAGAGGAGTGGCGATGAATCCGTGTGATCATCCACACGGTGGAGGTGAAGGAAAAAGCAAAAGTAGTGGAAGCAGAGGAAGGACATCGGTTAGTCCGTGGGGAAAACCGTGTAAAGGCGGTTACAAATCAGCTAgtgtcaagaagaagaagaagcgtttGGCAGAAGCAGCAGCCAAAATGTGA